Part of the Triticum urartu cultivar G1812 chromosome 2, Tu2.1, whole genome shotgun sequence genome, AAAAATGAAATCTGCCGGTGTTGCCGCCTCCACTTATCACTGTTGCTCCTGAGAGTTATCTGACACCTGGCTGACTCCATCACATCCAAGGCTCCGTTCATCTAACCGATCCTCCGATCTCGGCCACCATGACCTTCTCCACCGCTGTCTTCATCATGGAAATCGAGAAGCCGACATGAACCAAGGTGTCATCGACCAATCGAGCTCCGTGCCACGCCCTTAGAATCTCGTAGGCTGATATGGGTGTGCAGGACCGGAATCtaaccactactaggaaaagggctactagtggcgcaccagttttgcctactaatggcgcactactggtgcgccactagtaccacgccactagtatattttagtaatggcgcaccacaggtgcgccattagtatctggtatactaatggcgcaccacaggtgggCCATTAATAtcccacaggtgcgccattaatatctggtatactaatggcgcaccacatggaagtgcgccattagtaacaattttttttaaaaagttgtttttttcttaatctcaggtcactatttcacatatgagatatccaacacatatatatacaacaagtatccatataacaatcatatccaacacataagtttcatcatatatacatacatagccaacacatagttccatcgttacatattacaaaagtttcacattgttcatcatccaacaccgttatccatcaattcacaaaagtttcacattgatacaaaataaaaacacaaatggaaaagaagcactccatccatgaaagcttccgtgaattaaatcaaatctgcaaaatgataaacaagaagttagaagaagaagaagaagaagaagaagaagaagaagaagactagaagaatactagaagaagaagaacactagaagaatactagaagaagaagaacactagaagaatactagaagaagattaagaagaagactataagcttattagagccaacttaggtaaaatgaagctaacctatgtcattttggaaaagaagaagaataagaagaagactataagcttattatgtaaacttgatcattttgtgctaacataagtaattttggagctaacctataggaaactaagcatataagctctaagttagcatattagagccaacttaggtaaaatgaagctaacctatgtcattttggaaaagaagaagaataagaagaagactataagcttattatgtaaacttgatcattttgtgctaacataagtaattttggagctaactataggaaactaagcatataagctctaagttagcatattagagccaacttaggtaaaatgaagctaacctatgtcattttgaaaaaagaagaagaataagaagaagactataagcttattatgtaaacttgatcattttgtgctagcAGCATGGTAGAAAGAAAAGAAGTTAACATCTGAATGTTTCCCATTCTTATTTAATCAAACATTAGTGATGTCTAGCAGCATGGTAGAACGAATTCAGCCCTTATAGGCAgaaaaacagcagcagcaacaaaaACAGAACAGCCAGTAGTGCAAGACCAGATCATTTGCACTGTCCAAATGACCAAGAACAATTGGATTTTACCCAGTTAAAGCCACCACAAATGCACAGGTGTACCTATGCATTTGAGCAACTAAAACTAGTTAGAAAATCCAATAGCTAAGCCAATTAGAGTGCCACAAATACAGAGAGCAACCAAGTTAAATTAACAGCCCAGAACCCTAGCATAAGTTAAATTACACACACACTTAGATAGCCAACAACACCCAAGTTAAATTACACACACACTTAGATAGCCAACATCACCCACAGGAGCATGTATGCAGCAAGTTCAGTGAGCAAGATGACCACAAGATGACCACCACAGAGAGCCATCACAAATGACCTAGAGCACAGCAACTGGCAACCCTAGATCAAGATATAGCTATCACAGAGAGCACCAAAATTAATTGATGCTCATCTGGAACATACAGCCAGAACTAGCAGGACTACCAAAGCATCTAAGACATGAACTAGGGCTAGATCATAGAGAGAACAGAGAGAGGAAAGGAGGAGCTCACCAAGAGGGGTTGTAGCCGTAGCAGAAACTCAGCCACACCAGTGCCACGGTGTGACTACCAACATAGCCGGAGCTCTGCTGCAGAGGAGGCTCATACTGGACAACATTATCCACCATTAGCATATATTGCAGACATATACTGGACAACATTAATTTGAGTAAATATTGGATCAACAAGCAGTCATGAATCAAAAAGCAACCACGATCCGAACTCTCTCTTTCTCGGCTGGACAAATCCATGAGTAAAAAAAGTTCCAGAGCATAAGACCTTGCCAAGAGATTTATTATTAAAGTAGCTAGCTAGGTAGCACCTTATCTGTCTCTAGATTGTTATTAGAAAGAAAAATGACGCTCCAGGCAGGCCACATCATTAAATTAAACTAGCTACCACCATAATTAAGTAGCAAGCAGAGGCTGAACTGAATAATGAGCTAGAATTGACGCAAACATGTTTCGCTGCTGCTAACATGTACATTTGCTCATCTGAAAAAAGTCAAACTACGGTTCGTGAAGATTTGCCCCCTACAAGCATTATCACAAACACCTATCAGGCAATGCAAGTGAACTCGAACACGCTCTGGGAAAATCACGCGGCAACTACTCATCAAGGAACAGCCATCGTTGCATACATCCTTCTCGCAATACCAGCCAATCTACTACAGCAAGCACTCATCAGACACGTATTCTTCTAGAATAAAAAAACACTCATCCGATAGAAGAATCGGGAAAACTGAAATTGAACGGGCAGAGGATGCAGGAGGAAGGGGGAGGGAAGGGGGGAGGGGTGGTGGCTAGGTACCTGCCTATGGACCGGTCGTCGGGGTCGCTGCAGGCGGCGGGACCGGCCGCGCCAGGGCGGGCGGGAGGGAGCGAGGCGCTGCTGGGCGGCGGGGGCCTCGGCCGGCTGGGTGCGCCGCGGAGGAACGGGGCGACGGGGCGAGGGGCGGTGGGGCGAGGgggcggtggcgggtggcggcggcggcggcgggtggttGGGACGGTGGGGCGTCGACGGGGCGAGGGGAGGTGGGGCAAGggggcggcgaggggagggggcgacggggcgaggggaggtggggctcggcattactaacaattttttttatttttttcaaaacaactaatggcgcactctgtggctgatgcgccattactagttagaaatAATAATGACGCACTTtgcctggatgcgccattagtgtcttccatactaatggcgcatcaccacatgGTGCGCcgttagtatatagtagtggcgcaccacttctccgatgcgccattagtatcaatttcatctatagcccttttcctagtagtgaccaATCTAAATATCATGAGCTAGATCTCCGCCAGCCGTCCCGGAACACGTCGATGGCCAGATCGAGGAGGACCGGTCATGCAGTCTGTTGCCGTGATGCGAGAAGAGTACGAGGACGACCACCTTAATCACCACGGCAGTAGGCCCCCACGCTGGCACAATCCAGTCTGTCGCCGCCAGGCCGGGCCGGCACCGCCACAGTACCTAGCAGccaacacacacacgcacaccctatccctatgagcacctccgaaagactgaACCGGCATATATCTtaaaatttacgaagtcaccgtaggcaccTCGTCTTCGACgagaacgtctcctcccactgaatgcgcatcgccggaaatccttaaataaatccagaaataaatGCGAGCACGAGGATTTGAACCCCGATGGGTTTgggataccacagtccctctaaccatcAAACCATAGGTTGGTTCACATTACCCCTTCATAAAGGTGGTTTCAATTAGTAGAAAAATGTCCATTTTATTACCCAATTAAAGTTGGTGGTTCACATTACCCTTCGTCTATTTTTATGCTCCTTTCACCCCTTAAATAAACTCACACATGACGAAAGAACCCCTGAGTGGTTTTGTCTCCACTTGCTGCTGACATGGCACTGGTCAACTGTGGTTTTGACCTGCGGTGGGTCTCCCTTGTCAGGCGCAACTAAGATTGATGGGTGGGGCCTAGAGGAGGTGGGGCCCGCCTGCTAGGCCCGTCTCCTTCCTCCTGCGCTCGCCCGCTCAAGTGGATAGGGGAGTTCTCTGGTGGGTAGAGTTGCGACGGGAGAGCAGTAATTGGCTCAATTTTGAGTGATGAAAGCCGGCAGCAATGGTGACCGTGATGTAGGAATTCGAGCACGGGAGCTCGAATGCTTCTGGCTAGGGCTCCTCAGAGGGGAAGGGAGAGGTGGGGGTACTAGGAGCTTGAGCAGGCAACTCTATCTCACCCCCGCAGCCTCACTCACAGGTCAAAACCATCGTTGACTAATGCCACATCAGCTACAAATCATTGACTAATGGCACATCAGCTACAAATCGAGACAAACCACCCTTTTTTTTTTCTGGTATGGGTTTGTTTAGGATGTTAAAAGAGCAGAAAAATAGACGAGGAACTAATTAGTATAATAGCGTTTGCTATTTCTCAGTCAACAGTCTACGCGTGCCATGTGCAGAACACCGGGGAACTGATCAACAGCTGGCAACGGCGGCTGGCCATGACATCGCCCGCGGCGACATCAGCCCAActattagagcatctccaacggccgCACAAAAATTCCGCCCCAATAAACGTTATAGCACGCCACTGTAGCATTTTTAATGTACCAGTACCAACTTTGCTTTGGCAGGCGCTCAAAAACATGCGCCCGAAAAGCAAACAGTGCAAATTATGAAGCGCACGCAATCCGGCGCCCAAAATATGCTGCGTGCAATAGCGTTTTTCAGCGCGCGCCCAAAAACTTTTAGCGCTACAGCTTCTGCTGGAGCTGCCCGGCACCAAAAAACTAAACTTTTAGTGTGCGGAGCTCTTTTTGGGTGCCTGTTAGAGATGCTCTTAGTCTGAAACGGGGGTGGACGTGACTGAAACTTTTAATAAATTCCAGTCGCCAGACGAACAGTCTGCCCCCTAATTTATTTATGCCGAAATGTCCAACCTGCAGCTTACATTACTGAATGGTTACAACGCCAGATCTATGCTCAAACATCGGTCACATGATATCTTTGCTCATGACGCTGTAACTAGCGGTGCAAGAATGTAAGCATGGTCCGTATAACTGAGTTCATATCATTTCTGAAGGCGCGAAGCCATTTTACCGGCATTGGAGTTTCAACATTTCATCATGATGCCGCAGCAGTCACCTCCCCGATTCTCTTCAGGTCAAATATTTCAATCCAGTAACCATCAGGATCCTTGATGAATGCGATGCCTTTCATTTTCCCTGCAGCCAAATACTGTTTATTACATCGCTGCCCTAAGCATCGGTTAATGGATATTGAGGTACAAAGGAAACAAACACATCTCTGACCATATTGTTCTCCACGACTGTAAGAGCAACAAACAAGTTTACAAGAATGCAATCAACATCAGTAACTGATTTTATCCATCAGCTCTACTCTTACGCCCATAAATTGGGTTAAAAGCTTGAACAATTCAAGAGCAAAACTGAACTAGTTGACGAAATTCCGGTGCGTGTCTTTCAACTTGTGAAGCACATCTAGTGACTAGCAGCACCTATTCACTCAACTCCTAACGATGATCTAACATGAGCATGATACAGATGGTTGAAACAGGAGACGTAGATCACAGATCTAAAAAAGATTTGGCCAATTGTTTTGTGCTAAAGCATAGTGCCGCATTTCAAGACTCAATGTGCAGTACGGCAAACAAATCACAGAAGTCATCTTCCCGATGTGGGACATCAGCGATGATGCAAACGTCAATTAAGTGTAAATTCAGGCCAGAGGCTAACAATTTATCAAAATTACAAATGACAATTTCACACGATATTAATGAAATAGTGAGAACATGTAATGAGCTGGTTGTCTTCTGAAATAGGAAGGTGAAGGAAAGCTCAACAGCTCCATGGAAGTTCGAAATCAATCAACGGTTTGGAGATAACTCTAGATTGAAGCAATGTGTAAGGAGTGGGTATCAACAGAAAAATGATATATCACCCCTCCCAAACAAATATTTCACCATTTACTTTGTGAAAATTGAAATCACATATATAGACCATTCACTTGGAGATGATTAACCAAAGTAGCAGGCTGGCCATATAATTATATTAGAGAATTCATAGATTCTTTTGAATCAACTAAAGTTTCAACTCAAGTGTAACATCAAACGATATGTATCTTAAAAGCATATAGAATATATGAGCTAtagagaaaaataaataacaCGTGATTAAGATGTTGTACATACATATGTGCTGGCCACTGTGCTAGTGTGATTCAAAGCGTCTTTACATGGTTGAGACTAGAATACTCTCATTTACTTTACATGAAGATTGTATAGAATATCGATTTGTAATTTTAACATGTTGTAGTTTGCTTGTGCCAATTGGTTGAGCATAGAAGTAACATGACTGTCCTAATATGGTTGTACTTCTGCATGACAAAATTAGTTGGGTTCACCAATAATATGAGTGCCCCATACATATGGCTCTAATAGGTATCCTAGAAGTATAAATACTACATGCTCTCCTCCCCATTTAGCCCGTCCGCAACTTGCCACAATGCCATTGTTGTTGAGATTCAATCATGAAGTGGATACATATATTCCTTTCACATATAACTATTGAGTATTGAGATATTGGAGCATACCAAAATATTGTTTCTTTTGATAGGCTGGTCATAGATGAACATAGCCTATCAGAGTATATAAACCCAAGCATGGCTTAGTTTAGATGTCGTAAAGTGAGGTTTTGTTCGATTCGTCGTCATAATCACAGATGGTCAATGCTTCACTCCACTTAACCAATGACTTGAAGCAGAGTGGGAGGGGCCAACACCCCATTTACCTGACACAAGATGGACAAATTGTGTGGTTCTCCGGGGTGAAATGTCCAAGATGCTATAGTAGTGGATCTACAAGATGTTGCAATAGTGGAGTGATCCAAGGAGGCCTTGAGCCTGAAAGGTCGCTCAAGATTTCAAAGATGATGTTGATGCTAAGCAGGTCCTGGATGCCCCTCAAGATTGTAAACTATATGAAACACATGCCTTGAATTTTTCTGTTTAGATTGTTATTCGAGTAATACAGATAATGCTATGTGAAGTGCATCTAGAGAGTAGTAGCAACTATTACTCCACTCCTAACAAGAATTTAACACGGCATGATACAAATGGATATAAGCCTTTTAACTAAGTTTCTTGCTTTCTCCCTTAACGTTTGCCATGATTTATATTGAATTAACAATTCGGTATCAAGGCCATATGCAACACCAGTACGCCACATAATATTGACGATCTAAAAGGAGTAGGCAGCCTAGTTTTACCATCATCTGGTTTCTTCACAAACTCTACCCCAAGACTTTCGAAACGCTCGCATGCCTTGTAGACATCATCCACAGTTACCCCTATATGGCCTGAATAAAAAAAGATATGAGCGTTGCAGCATCTAAGAGATTCATGGTGAGATTAAGCAAAAGCAGTGGTAACATTTTTACACAAGAATCTTTGTTGCACATACCGAACCCACGAGGGTCTGAGTTCCCATTATGGTACCCTTTGAATTCAGGATCACTTTCTGTGCCCCAGTTGCTACAGTGAAACCAGGAGTTTATCAATATATTAGTGGGCAATCGGCACTACTGAGAAACAATCAAGGACAATATTAAAGAATAACAAAACATACTGAGTGAGCTCGATCGTAGCCTTTTGCCCAAAAGTCCATCCAGTCCGCTGGACAGGATCAGCGGGGGCTGCAGACAAGTCCTATCGACAATGCCAAGGTAAAGAACCAGAGGAGTTAGCTGATTCGTGTAAACTGTCAAGTCAAGTGATTTATTGTTCCCCTAATCAAGCAACTCTTACCTCGTAACCAAGAAAATACAAACTGAATTTCATCTCAGGAAAATCCAACCTTTTCAGCAACCTGGTTTTGTTAACAAAACGTAAAAGAAACAACAAGCAGTTATTGTCGCACGACAGTGCAATATGGTTTTTGATGGACACTAATAGTGCAACTACATTTGAGACACTCTGCAAATTCCTATTTATTAGCATATCCATGAACCTCTCAGTCGCTAATCGTAGTCTGCTGTTTGTATACTTGAGAATTGATAACTTCAGTGCCTTTTTCTAAAATATAAACATGTGGTAAATTATAACAATTTGAAGCACATCCAGCaagaggccaaaactaaggcCTTGAGCTTTCTGTTGTGCAGTAGAACTGAATTATAGAGCCTATTCCCTTCTGGTTCAGATCCTTGCTGCTCCAGGTACCAATTACGGAATTACCATATTTCCACGCAATTACATCCTTGCTTGCCATAGGAGAAAATTCAAAGCATGGCTTGATATGCAATGATAATAGCTTTTCTTGAAAACCCGGAAATTTAATAGAACATTTACAGATTTCACTAAGGAAATCAATGACCCATGGATGTTCTTTTCACATGCACGACCACATTATCTGAAGgaagacaaaagaaagaaaaCTCACGACATGCCCATCACACGGGAGTAGAAGTCAAGGCTCACTTTTGGGTCCTTCACGCGGAACATCTGTAAgcaaaaaaaaaagaagagagaaaaaATTCATTATGGTAATAGCAACCGATTGGGACAACCTGAAATGCTGCTAGCAACAAGCTGCTCCACCAACTGTTCGACCAATTGCAGAGGAAATGAAGTTTCATGGCCTAGTACAATATAACACTAAAAAAATTCCTCAGTTTATTGAGGAGGATCCAAAGCACCCCTATCGAAAATACAAGCCCATGAAAGCCTTTGATGAGCTGCCTATGCTACACCCAAACACATAGTTTCCAGCATTAGACAGGGTAACTCCATACCACAGGCGTTGAAATGAACATATGCAACAGGGAAAAGGCAGCAGCATATCGGGCCAAACAAAGAAGGATGACAAGTTAACTTTGCAGTTGCAAAACCAACAATGTTGCTCCTGCTCGAAATTATCACATCACATGGAACTAGCAACACCCATGACCCATCACTTAGTCCTCGGTAAGTGTTGTTTCCTCCCAATTTTACAGCCTGACATTATTACAAGCACCTACGGACCAGTGTTCGACAGATTGCCTCGGCCAAATCCGGCCACATAGCGACTTCCGCTCCACAAATCAAACCCGCAGAATCGCGAAACTGAATCCAGTAGCACACGTATACTGGCTGAATCCGCGGCTGAACGTAGTAGTGCGAAGCAAAGGGGAGGGAGTGGCTTACAGTCTGCTGCATGATGTAGCCCTTGGTGGCCGGGTCGGCCTCGGCCTGCAGGCCCGGGTTGTTGGCCGGCGCCTCCTTGGCCCCCGACGACGTCGACATGGCGGCGAACGCGGCCGGGTAGGACCGGCGAGCCCCGGCGAACCCCTGCAGAACCCCGATCAGAAACCGTGAGCGGAAGTGCGAACGGAACCCGCGAGAGCGCGCGACGATCGAGTGAGCGGGGAATCGCGGAGACCTTGGGCTGGGCGAGGCGGGGGGCGCGCGGCGCGGCGGAGGAGAGGCGgcggagggcgcaggaggaggagaggagggcgGAGCGGAGTGTGGCGGCGGCCATGGCAGAGCGGTACGGCGGGATTATTTAGGGGAGAGGATTAGAGGAAAGGCTGGGCTGGTGAGCTGGCGTGCGGTGCGGTGTGCCGGTTCTGGACGGGTTCGCTGTGGGTCGGGTTCGCTGCGGCGTGCGCTGGCAGGTGCGACGCGCCACGTCTTCGCGGCTGGCGGGCCACGTGTTGGCGACCGGCGCCGGAGATCCGCTCGCCCGTCTTCCTCCCCTGCTCCGCTCCGCTCCCCTTCCCCCAGTCGAGTCTCCTCCGCTGCCGGGCATCGAGTCCTTCTCCCGCTTCCCAAGCCGCGTGCGTGGTTCTCACGGCCGGGGACCCCGATACCCCGCGGAGGAACTGGCGGTTGCTTCCCACGCGCGTCCCCTCCTGATCCCCTTCTTCCCAGTTGCCGTGCCGCGCGATGGCGGCGCCGCCTTCCACCTCCTCGCCGTCCGGGGAGGTCCCCGTCGAGAGATCGCCCACTGACCTAACCGGCGGCGACGGCCAGGCGTCGCCCTCGAGGTATGCGCCCTCTCCCCATCTCTCCCTCTGTTCTCCCCTTTCCAGTTCGTAGCTTCAGCATGCACAATTCGATCATAGTAGAAGCCAAAATTCCGATCGGCGCAACCGCCCACGACTGGCCAGAGTTGACAAATTAAGAGTTACGGTTTCCAATTTAGCCTCAGCCTAGCTATGCTGATTGCCTGCACTGCTTTGGTAGTCGTCTCCTCGAACATGGTTACTGCTGATGCAGTGCAACTGGATGATCCGGTTCTCGGGCATCGCCTTGGTAAAATTATACATGTCTATAACAGGGACACACTTGCGTTTCACACTATAGATATATTATCTACCTATATATGCCTCG contains:
- the LOC125535396 gene encoding lactoylglutathione lyase, translating into MAAATLRSALLSSSCALRRLSSAAPRAPRLAQPKGFAGARRSYPAAFAAMSTSSGAKEAPANNPGLQAEADPATKGYIMQQTMFRVKDPKVSLDFYSRVMGMSLLKRLDFPEMKFSLYFLGYEDLSAAPADPVQRTGWTFGQKATIELTHNWGTESDPEFKGYHNGNSDPRGFGHIGVTVDDVYKACERFESLGVEFVKKPDDGKMKGIAFIKDPDGYWIEIFDLKRIGEVTAAAS